Proteins from a single region of bacterium:
- a CDS encoding FHA domain-containing protein has product MKSIYYLHQIKTGKNFRVEENQEVTIGRAFDNTLMIDDNSVSRYHAQIKWKKNLMYITDLQSTNGTSVNGEKVEHGYFTELNFSDLVKIGNLELKILDEESVIGKNFTPDQAPAKTIVINQAMLKKAVDPDDFTHN; this is encoded by the coding sequence GGAAAAAATTTTCGCGTGGAAGAAAACCAGGAAGTGACCATCGGTCGGGCATTTGACAATACGCTCATGATTGACGATAACTCCGTATCGCGCTATCATGCGCAGATCAAGTGGAAAAAAAACCTGATGTATATTACCGATTTACAAAGTACGAACGGAACTTCGGTGAACGGCGAAAAAGTGGAACATGGTTATTTTACAGAACTTAACTTCTCCGACTTGGTGAAAATCGGCAATCTTGAACTGAAAATCCTTGATGAAGAATCGGTCATCGGAAAAAATTTTACCCCTGATCAGGCACCAGCCAAAACGATCGTAATCAATCAAGCGATGTTAAAAAAAGCCGTTGATCCCGATGATTTTACACACAATTAA